In one window of Oryza sativa Japonica Group chromosome 9, ASM3414082v1 DNA:
- the LOC4347210 gene encoding F-box only protein 8, with the protein MRIVINSWSRFMPHYIPDDVMFNILSWLPSKSLIRFKSVCKAWHAMISSPCFTDAHLECSKRNPSILMVPGAYEKQEDGENIAFMMVLYKYHGGKTMELVHMQNFPLGIGVWTRPVHCNGLLLIPTMNLEMMICNPSTRQIVFLPKVSGNICTGTRAGFGFDPHSNKYKVARSFYQRDSETQELVCKFEVLTLGTNAWRQTEDPPYPIDALTPVHVKGAIYWIVCSSLCPDPPNAFLRFCLTDEKFSLFPCPPSNVKSVRFTEVEGELCCACFFSETLALEIWNCSGGQNLEWTRRYVIQIPPDVVMKYPVERPPLIVFREKMLLLAFKKVYRYDIETCRIVELASKVSDFTCYEPYLEKEARDLHLFNYAESLVPIREF; encoded by the coding sequence ATGCGCATTGTTATCAACTCTTGGTCGAGGTTCATGCCCCATTACATCCCTGATGATGTGATGTTCAACATCCTGTCATGGCTGCCATCCAAGTCTCTCATCCGATTTAAGTCTGTGTGCAAGGCTTGGCATGCCATGATATCCAGCCCGTGTTTCACTGATGCTCACCTTGAGTGTTCCAAGAGAAACCCATCGATACTCATGGTCCCTGGTGCTTATGAGAAGCAGGAGGACGGTGAGAATATCGCCTTCATGATGGTCCTCTATAAGTACCATGGAGGTAAAACAATGGAACTGGTCCATATGCAGAACTTTCCGCTAGGCATTGGTGTATGGACTCGCCCTGTGCACTGTAATGGTTTACTCCTCATTCCCACCATGAACCTCGAAATGATGATCTGTAACCCTTCAACAAGACAGATTGTTTTCCTACCAAAAGTCAGTGGCAACATTTGCACAGGCACAAGGGCTGGATTTGGGTTTGATCCTCACAGCAACAAATACAAGGTGGCTAGATCTTTCTATCAAAGGGATAGTGAAACACAAGAATTAGTCTGCAAGTTTGAAGTGCTTACTCTGGGCACTAATGCATGGAGGCAAACTGAAGATCCACCATATCCAATTGATGCTTTAACTCCAGTCCATGTGAAAGGCGCCATCTACTGGATAGTGTGTAGTTCACTTTGCCCAGATCCACCTAATGCATTCCTCCGATTCTGTTTGACTGATGAGAAGTTCAGTTTGTTTCCGTGTCCTCCATCCAATGTAAAGTCTGTCCGTTTCACAGAGGTGGAGGGTGAACTGTGTTGTGCTTGCTTTTTCAGTGAGACGCTAGCGCTGGAGATTTGGAACTGCAGTGGTGGGCAGAACCTTGAATGGACTCGACGCTATGTTATACAGATTCCACCTGATGTTGTTATGAAGTACCCTGTAGAAAGACCCCCTTTAATTGTTTTTCGTGAAAAAATGTTGCTGCTGGCATTCAAAAAGGTCTACAGGTATGATATCGAAACCTGTAGAATAGTAGAATTAGCTTCAAAGGTTTCAGACTTCACCTGCTATGAACCATATTTGGAGAAGGAAGCAAGGGATTTGCATCTATTTAATTATGCTGAGAGTCTAGTTCCAATTAGAGAATTTTGA
- the LOC4347211 gene encoding probable potassium transporter 17 isoform 2 (isoform 2 is encoded by transcript variant 2): MDLEAGSIRPRSDGEGGGPAAGRETDDSNVWKDLFLAYKTLGVVFGGLVTSPLYVYPSMNLSSPTEADYLGIYSIMFWTLTLIGVVKYVCIALNADDHGEGGTFAMYSLLCRHADIGILPSKRVYAEEDPLLHSQSAIARRPSRLGKFFEQSITARRVLLFVAVLGMCMLIGDGILTPAISVLSAIDGIRGPFPTVSKPVVEALSAAILIGLFLLQKYGTSKVSFLFSPIMAAWTFTTPIIGLYSIVHYYPGIFKAISPYYIVHFFLRNKRQGWQLLGGTVLCITGAEAMFADLGHFSKKAIQIAFLSSIYPSLVLTYAGQTAYLINNVNDFGDGFYKFVPRPVYWPMFVVATLAAIVASQSLISATFSVIKQSVVLDYFPRVKVVHTSQHKEGEVYSPEINYILMVLCVGVILGFGGGKAIGNAFGVVVIMVMLITTVLLTLVMIIIWRTPLVLAGLYFVPFFIMEGAYVSAVFTKIPEGGWLPFAVSITLAMIMFGWYYGRQRKFEYEMTNKVSLEHLGELLARPEVQRVPGLCFFYSNIQDGLTPILSHYIKNMSSLHTVTIFVTLRSLLVAKVDQSKRILINRLGPNGVYGCTVQYGYADNLSLEGGDDLAAQVTSCLQWHIQMDTDGRRSPEEEMAQLEAARLAGVVHVRGKMRFYVGEDAGWFDKIMLGFYEFLHGICRSALPVLGMPLQQRVEIGMLYKV, translated from the exons ATGGATCTCGAGGCGGGGTCAATCCGACCCcgcagcgacggcgaaggcggcggtccGGCGGCCGGCAGGGAGACCGAT GATAGCAATGTTTGGAAGGATCTATTCCTTGCTTACAAGACTCTTGGTGTTGTTTTTGGTGGCCTCGTCACTTCTCCCCTCTACGTTTATCCCTCTATGAACTTGTCATCTCCCACAGAAGCTGACTACCTGGGGATATACAGCATAATGTTTTGGACTCTTACTTTAATTGGTGTGGTCAAGTATGTATGCATAGCTCTCAATGCTGATGATCATGGTGAAG GTGGTACATTTGCCATGTATTCTTTGTTGTGTAGGCATGCTGATATAGGCATCCTTCCTTCCAAAAGGGTGTATGCAGAAGAAGATCCACTGCTTCACAGTCAGTCTGCAATAGCCAGAAGGCCTAGTAGGCTGGGAAAGTTCTTTGAACAGAGCATAACTGCAAGAAGAGTTTTGTTATTCGTAGCAGTACTTGGGATGTGCATGCTCATTGGAGATGGCATACTTACTCCTGCTATTTCAG TACTATCAGCAATTGATGGGATAAGAGGGCCATTTCCTACTGTTAGCAAAC CTGTTGTGGAGGCCCTTTCTGCAGCAATTCTCATTGGCTTATTCTTATTGCAAAAGTATGGGACTTCAAAAGTGAGCTTTCTGTTTTCTCCAATCATGGCAGCATGGACTTTCACCACTCCAATTATCGGCTTATACAGTATTGTACATTACTATCCTGGCATCTTCAAAGCCATTTCACCGTATTATATTGTTCATTTCTTCCTGAGAAATAAAAGGCAAGGTTGGCAACTGCTTGGTGGGACTGTTTTATGCATCACAG GTGCTGAAGCTATGTTCGCAGATCTTGGGCACTTCAGCAAAAAGGCTATTCAG atagcATTTCTGTCTAGCATATATCCTTCTTTGGTGCTCACTTATGCTGGGCAAACAGCATACCTTATAAACAATGTCAATGACTTTGGTGATGGTTTCTATAAATTTGTTCCTCGTCCCGTTTACTGGCCAATGTTTGTCGTTGCAACACTAGCAGCAATTGTTGCGAGCCAATCCTTAATATCCGCGACATTCTCTGTCATCAAGCAATCAGTTGTCCTGGATTACTTCCCTCGTGTTAAAGTGGTGCACACGTCGCAACACAAAGAAGGCGAGGTTTACTCCCCAGAAATCAATTACATTCTCATGGTACTGTGTGTCGGTGTTATACTAGGATTTGGTGGTGGCAAGGCTATAGGGAATGCTTTCG GTGTTGTGGTCATCATGGTCATGCTCATAACTACAGTCCTACTCACCCTTGTGATGATCATCATATGGAGAACACCACTTGTGCTTGCTGGGCTGTACTTCGTCCCCTTCTTCATCATGGAAGGGGCCTATGTCAGTGCAGTTTTCACCAAGATCCCTGAAGGAGGTTGGCTTCCTTTCGCGGTTTCCATAACCCTTGCAATGATCATGTTCGGCTGGTACTACGGTCGGCAAAGGAAATTTGAGTACGAGATGACAAACAAAGTGAGCTTGGAGCACCTCGGCGAGCTCTTGGCAAGGCCTGAGGTTCAGAGGGTCCCTGGCCTCTGCTTCTTCTACAGCAACATACAGGACGGGCTAACTCCAATCCTCAGCCATTACATCAAGAACATGAGCTCACTGCACACGGTCACAATTTTTGTCACCCTGAGGTCCCTGCTCGTCGCCAAAGTTGATCAAAGCAAAAGGATCCTGATAAACAGGCTTGGACCAAACGGGGTGTACGGCTGCACCGTTCAGTACGGCTACGCCGACAACCTCAGCCTcgagggcggcgacgacctcgccgcgcAGGTCACGAGCTGCCTGCAATGGCACATCCAGATGGACACTGATggccgccggtcaccggaggAAGAGATGGCGCAGCTGGAGGCGGCGAGGTTGGCCGGCGTGGTGCACGTCCGGGGCAAGATGAGGTTCTAcgtcggcgaggacgccggcTGGTTTGATAAGATCATGCTCGGATTCTATGAGTTCTTGCATGGGATCTGCCGGTCGGCTCTGCCGGTTCTTGGGATGCCTCTGCAACAGCGAGTTGAGATCGGCATGCTGTACAAGGTCTGA
- the LOC4347211 gene encoding probable potassium transporter 17 isoform 1 (isoform 1 is encoded by transcript variant 1) produces the protein MWFIALLRCVPNRNLKYHLCVLQFILMFSLNSEQDSNVWKDLFLAYKTLGVVFGGLVTSPLYVYPSMNLSSPTEADYLGIYSIMFWTLTLIGVVKYVCIALNADDHGEGGTFAMYSLLCRHADIGILPSKRVYAEEDPLLHSQSAIARRPSRLGKFFEQSITARRVLLFVAVLGMCMLIGDGILTPAISVLSAIDGIRGPFPTVSKPVVEALSAAILIGLFLLQKYGTSKVSFLFSPIMAAWTFTTPIIGLYSIVHYYPGIFKAISPYYIVHFFLRNKRQGWQLLGGTVLCITGAEAMFADLGHFSKKAIQIAFLSSIYPSLVLTYAGQTAYLINNVNDFGDGFYKFVPRPVYWPMFVVATLAAIVASQSLISATFSVIKQSVVLDYFPRVKVVHTSQHKEGEVYSPEINYILMVLCVGVILGFGGGKAIGNAFGVVVIMVMLITTVLLTLVMIIIWRTPLVLAGLYFVPFFIMEGAYVSAVFTKIPEGGWLPFAVSITLAMIMFGWYYGRQRKFEYEMTNKVSLEHLGELLARPEVQRVPGLCFFYSNIQDGLTPILSHYIKNMSSLHTVTIFVTLRSLLVAKVDQSKRILINRLGPNGVYGCTVQYGYADNLSLEGGDDLAAQVTSCLQWHIQMDTDGRRSPEEEMAQLEAARLAGVVHVRGKMRFYVGEDAGWFDKIMLGFYEFLHGICRSALPVLGMPLQQRVEIGMLYKV, from the exons ATGTGGTTCATCGCTCTTCTTCGTTGTGTTCCAAATAGAAACTTGAAGTATCATCTTTGTGTTTTACAGTTTATATTAATGTTTTCTCTCAACTCTGAGCAGGATAGCAATGTTTGGAAGGATCTATTCCTTGCTTACAAGACTCTTGGTGTTGTTTTTGGTGGCCTCGTCACTTCTCCCCTCTACGTTTATCCCTCTATGAACTTGTCATCTCCCACAGAAGCTGACTACCTGGGGATATACAGCATAATGTTTTGGACTCTTACTTTAATTGGTGTGGTCAAGTATGTATGCATAGCTCTCAATGCTGATGATCATGGTGAAG GTGGTACATTTGCCATGTATTCTTTGTTGTGTAGGCATGCTGATATAGGCATCCTTCCTTCCAAAAGGGTGTATGCAGAAGAAGATCCACTGCTTCACAGTCAGTCTGCAATAGCCAGAAGGCCTAGTAGGCTGGGAAAGTTCTTTGAACAGAGCATAACTGCAAGAAGAGTTTTGTTATTCGTAGCAGTACTTGGGATGTGCATGCTCATTGGAGATGGCATACTTACTCCTGCTATTTCAG TACTATCAGCAATTGATGGGATAAGAGGGCCATTTCCTACTGTTAGCAAAC CTGTTGTGGAGGCCCTTTCTGCAGCAATTCTCATTGGCTTATTCTTATTGCAAAAGTATGGGACTTCAAAAGTGAGCTTTCTGTTTTCTCCAATCATGGCAGCATGGACTTTCACCACTCCAATTATCGGCTTATACAGTATTGTACATTACTATCCTGGCATCTTCAAAGCCATTTCACCGTATTATATTGTTCATTTCTTCCTGAGAAATAAAAGGCAAGGTTGGCAACTGCTTGGTGGGACTGTTTTATGCATCACAG GTGCTGAAGCTATGTTCGCAGATCTTGGGCACTTCAGCAAAAAGGCTATTCAG atagcATTTCTGTCTAGCATATATCCTTCTTTGGTGCTCACTTATGCTGGGCAAACAGCATACCTTATAAACAATGTCAATGACTTTGGTGATGGTTTCTATAAATTTGTTCCTCGTCCCGTTTACTGGCCAATGTTTGTCGTTGCAACACTAGCAGCAATTGTTGCGAGCCAATCCTTAATATCCGCGACATTCTCTGTCATCAAGCAATCAGTTGTCCTGGATTACTTCCCTCGTGTTAAAGTGGTGCACACGTCGCAACACAAAGAAGGCGAGGTTTACTCCCCAGAAATCAATTACATTCTCATGGTACTGTGTGTCGGTGTTATACTAGGATTTGGTGGTGGCAAGGCTATAGGGAATGCTTTCG GTGTTGTGGTCATCATGGTCATGCTCATAACTACAGTCCTACTCACCCTTGTGATGATCATCATATGGAGAACACCACTTGTGCTTGCTGGGCTGTACTTCGTCCCCTTCTTCATCATGGAAGGGGCCTATGTCAGTGCAGTTTTCACCAAGATCCCTGAAGGAGGTTGGCTTCCTTTCGCGGTTTCCATAACCCTTGCAATGATCATGTTCGGCTGGTACTACGGTCGGCAAAGGAAATTTGAGTACGAGATGACAAACAAAGTGAGCTTGGAGCACCTCGGCGAGCTCTTGGCAAGGCCTGAGGTTCAGAGGGTCCCTGGCCTCTGCTTCTTCTACAGCAACATACAGGACGGGCTAACTCCAATCCTCAGCCATTACATCAAGAACATGAGCTCACTGCACACGGTCACAATTTTTGTCACCCTGAGGTCCCTGCTCGTCGCCAAAGTTGATCAAAGCAAAAGGATCCTGATAAACAGGCTTGGACCAAACGGGGTGTACGGCTGCACCGTTCAGTACGGCTACGCCGACAACCTCAGCCTcgagggcggcgacgacctcgccgcgcAGGTCACGAGCTGCCTGCAATGGCACATCCAGATGGACACTGATggccgccggtcaccggaggAAGAGATGGCGCAGCTGGAGGCGGCGAGGTTGGCCGGCGTGGTGCACGTCCGGGGCAAGATGAGGTTCTAcgtcggcgaggacgccggcTGGTTTGATAAGATCATGCTCGGATTCTATGAGTTCTTGCATGGGATCTGCCGGTCGGCTCTGCCGGTTCTTGGGATGCCTCTGCAACAGCGAGTTGAGATCGGCATGCTGTACAAGGTCTGA
- the LOC9266552 gene encoding uncharacterized protein: MEAAAQERELQLLQLQGVSWPFHAMEAARSSSWDATTSSGSSSGASGGGGGDCFLLGWEPPFAAGCLGVLAADVHGLFPLYMESPPAPPQQDAVALPEELDDLLLNFWDASSDQQQQQQQVAFNSSCILQEKTSSTTATATTTNSNSNFFYDDDDLLGSIFSTGPTLPEKGVAEPLLSSSSSNCQADPQVSEVSGAQPQATPAAPGVARAPPRCSSSSSLKRAAPAEDAAAEAEYCRQSSSKRRREAETPTPEKSAAAAAAPACRVLRPFAVLKPDGLDGGATLADINARILMRPSRPVRHPVGEFACAPRVSADKPGLSGKAVAGFTRLHTPGRGTITIIRTRG; encoded by the exons ATGGAGGCAGCAGCCCAAGAAAgggagctgcagctgctgcagctgcagggAGTGTCCTGGCCTTTCCACGCGATGGAGGCAGCGAGAAGCAGCAGCTGGGACGCCACcaccagcagcggcagcagcagcggcgccagcggcggcggcggcggcgattgcTTCCTGCTCGGTTGggagccgccgttcgccgccggctgcctcggcgtcctcgccgccgacgtccaCGGCCTCTTCCCACTCT ACATggagtcgccgccggcgccgccgcagcaggaCGCGGTGGCATTGCCGGAGGAGCTCGACGACCTTCTCCTG AATTTCTGGGACGCAAGCAGCgaccagcagcaacaacaacaacaggtCGCCTTCAATTCCAGCTGCATCCTGCAGGAGAAGACGAGCAGCACCACTGCCACTGCAACCACCACCAACTCCAACTCCAACTTCTTCTACG ACGACGATGATCTCCTGGGCTCGATTTTCTCGACGGGTCCCACATTGCCAGAGAAAGGCGTGGCAGAGCCACTACTCAGCAGCTCATCCTCCAACTGCCAGGCGGACCCACAGGTCAGTGAGGTTAGTGGGGCCCAGCCGCAGGCCACTCCGGCCGCGCCAGGTGTCGCGCGGGCCCCAcctcgctgctcctcctcctcgtcgctgaagcgcgccgcgccggcggaggacgcggcggcggaggcggagtacTGCAGACAGAGCAGCAGCAAGCGGCGAAGGGAGGCGGAGACGCCGACGCCGGagaagtcggcggcggcggcggcggcgccggcgtgcaGGGTGCTGCGCCCGTTCGCGGTGCTGAAGCCGGACGGGCtggacggcggcgcgacgctgGCGGACATCAACGCGCGGATCCTGATGCGGCCGTCGCGGCCGGTGCGCCACCCCGTCGGCGAGTTCGCGTGCGCGCCGCGCGTGTCGGCGGACAAGCCGGGGCTCTCCGGCAAGGCCGTCGCCGGCTTCACCAGGCTGCACACCCCGGGACGCGGCACCATCACCATCATACGAACCAGAGGCTAG
- the LOC9269015 gene encoding uncharacterized LOC9269015: MAAAAAAKPFPFLAAAAAAASRSPLPLSPAARPAPASSRFGDRRAPAVVAATARRRGAHGVRALRPLLLPRASASPSAKTAAGGMSDPELRMVLELATDEELMEFEEILYGTSYFSPLLKSIAKRPNSDYVDALDDIEERDIFISKLESRFLYLAADARSIIRGSRPSYRNVLLGVRRELGVRCSSKLCTADLEAEIFLHLLDEYSSRQKGSDLFPWNKQKSPKDNSSLGVNKWMVLTDSAWKIGAKGLESAFLKGGSALTLKMIYESLAKRLSGKLLMEAGKYEIKKELLKQGGRLAAVNLESRAGLLAARQGLARAASRYVGLRSVMTFLGPIMWGTLLADIVIQMLGTDYARIVQAIYAFAQIRLTRTSYIESHEE, encoded by the exons atggccgccgccgcagcggctaAACCCTTCccgttcctcgccgccgccgccgccgccgcctcacggTCCCCACTTCCCCTCTCACCCGCGGCACGGCCGGCCCCAGCCTCGTCCCGCTTCGGCGACCGTCGCGCTCCCGCGGTGGTCGCTGCcactgcccgccgccgcggcgcccatGGGGTTCGAGCTCTCCGGCCCCTTCTCCTTCCCCGCGCCTCCGCTTCTCCCTCCGCGAAGACCGCGGCAGGAG GCATGTCTGACCCGGAGCTAAGGATGGTGCTCGAGCTCGCCACCGACGAGGAGCTGATGGAGTTCGAGGAGATCCTATACGGTACCAG CTATTTTAGCCCACTgctaaaatcaattgcaaaaagacccaATTCAGATTATGTCGATGCTTTGGATGATATTGAGGAGAGAGAtattttcatctcaaaattaGAGTCGAGGTTCCTGTATCTTGCTGCCGATGCCCGCTCAATCATAAG GGGATCTCGACCATCATACAGGAATGTCTTACTTGGAGTGAGAAGAGAACTTGGTGTTCGCTGCTCTAGTAAATTATGCACGGCAGACCTTGAGGCAGAAATATTTCTTCACCTGCTAGATGAATATTCGAG CCGTCAGAAAGGCTCAGATTTATTTCCGTGGAATAAACAGAAATCTCCAAAAGACAACTCTAGCCTTGGAGTTAACAAGTGGATGGTGCTTACTGATTCTGCTTGGAAGATTGGAGCAAAAGGACTAGAAAGTGCATTCTTGAAG gGTGGTAGTGCATTGACTCTGAAAATGATCTATGAATCG TTAGCCAAGAGACTATCTGGAAAGCTGCTCATGGAGGCTGGTAAATATGAGATAAAGAAAGAACTTCTAAAGCAG GGTGGACGATTAGCTGCTGTTAATCTGGAGTCTCGAGCTGGTTTGCTTGCAGCTAGGCAG GGTTTGGCACGTGCAGCATCTAGATATGTTGGTCTTAGGAGTGTCATGACGTTTCTTGGACCAAT AATGTGGGGGACACTCTTGGCTGACATTGTGATCCAAATGCTTGGGACAGACTATGCTAGAATTGTGCAGGCAATCTATGCTTTTGCTCAG ATTCGGCTGACTAGGACATCTTACATAGAATCTCATGAAGAATAA
- the LOC4347213 gene encoding PHD finger protein PERSISTENT TAPETAL CELL 1, with protein MAPKMVISLGSSRRRKRGEMLFRFEAFCQPGYPANFAGAGGFRDNVRTLLGFAHLEAGVHGETKCWSFQLELHRHPPTVVRLFVVEEEVAASPHRQCHLCRHIGWGRHLICSKRYHFLLPRRESAAEADGLCFAINHGGGGGAEKASSKGTTTTASSRGHLLHGVVHLNGYGHLVALHGLEGGSDFVSGHQIMDLWDRICSALHVRTVSLVDTARKGHMELRLLHGVAYGETWFGRWGYRYGRPSYGVALPSYRQSLHVLGSMPLCVLVPHLSCFSQELPMVVTKYQAISGHKLLSLGDLLRFMLELRARLPATSVTAMDYRGIMSEASCRWSAKRVDMAARAVVDALRRAEPAARWVTRQEVRDAARAYIGDTGLLDFVLKSLGNHIVGNYVVRRTMNPVTKVLEYCLEDVSSVLPAVAAGGGVPAQGKMRVRFQLTRAQLMRDLVHLYRHVLKEPSQALTGGAFGAIPVAVRMVLDIKHFVKDYHEGQAAASSNGGGGFGHPHINLCCTLLVSNGSPELAPPYETVTLPAHATVGELKWEAQRVFSEMYLGLRSFAADSVVGVGADQEGLPVLGLVDVGSAVVVQGSVGEQINGEDHERKEEAAAAAVCEGSGGGERVVDCACGAVDDDGERMACCDICEAWQHTRCAGIADTEDAPHVFLCSRCDNDVVSFPSFNC; from the exons atggcgcctAAGATGGTGATCAGCCTGgggagctcgcggcggcggaagcgcgGCGAGATGCTGTTCCGGTTCGAGGCCTTCTGCCAGCCCGGCTACCCGGCgaacttcgccggcgccggcggcttcaGGGACAACGTGAGGACGCTGCTCGGCTTCGCGCACCTGGAGGCCGGCGTCCACGGCGAGACCAAGTGCTGGTCGTTCCAGCTCGAGCTGCACCGCCACCCCCCCACCGTCGTGAGGCTCttcgtcgtcgaggaggaggtcgccgcctcgccgcaccGCCAGTGCCACCTCTGCCGCCATATTG GGTGGGGGAGGCATCTGATATGCAGCAAGAGGTATCACTTCTTGCTGCCGAGGAGGGAATCGGCGGCGGAAGCCGACGGCCTGTGCTTCGCGAtcaaccacggcggcggcggtggcgcggagaAAGCGTCGTCGaaagggacgacgacgacggcctccAGCAGAGGCCACCTGCTACACGGCGTCGTGCACCTCAACGGCTACGGCCACCTCGTCGCCCTCCACGGCCTCGAGGGCGGCTCCGACTTCGTCTCCGGCCACCAGATCATGGACCTCTGGGACCGCATTTGCTCAGCCTTGCACGTAAG GACGGTGAGCCTGGTGGACACGGCGAGGAAGGGCCACATGGAGCTGAGGCTGCTGCACGGCGTCGCGTACGGCGAGACGTGGTTCGGGCGGTGGGGGTACAGGTACGGCCGGCCGAGCTACGGCGTCGCGCTGCCGTCGTACCGGCAGTCGCTGCACGTGCTCGGCTCCATGCCGCTCTGCGTGCTGGTGCCGCACCTGTCGTGCTTCAGCcaggagctccccatggtggtCACCAAGTACCAGGCCATCAGCGGCCACAAGCTGCTCAGCCTCGGCGACCTCCTCCGCTTCATGCTCGAGCTGCGCGCCCGCCTGCCGGCCACCTCCGTCACGGCCATGGACTACCGGGGCATCATGTCGGAGGCCTCGTGCCGGTGGTCGGCGAAGCGCGTCGACATGGCGGCGCGCGCCGTCGTGGacgcgctccgccgcgccgagccggcggcgcggtgggtCACGCGGCAGGAGGTGCGCGACGCGGCGCGCGCCTACATCGGCGACACGGGCCTCCTCGACTTCGTGCTCAAGTCCCTCGGCAACCACATCGTCGGCAACTACGTCGTGCGCCGCACCATGAACCCGGTGACCAAGGTGCTCGAGTACTGCCTCGAGGACGTCTCCAGCGTGCTCccggcggtcgccgccggcggcggcgtgccggcgcAGGGCAAGATGAGGGTGAGGTTCCAGCTCACGCGTGCGCAGCTCATGAGGGACCTGGTGCACCTGTACCGGCACGTGCTCAAGGAGCCCAGCCAGGCGCTCACCGGCGGCGCGTTCGGCGCGATCCCGGTGGCGGTGCGGATGGTCCTGGACATCAAGCACTTCGTCAAAGATTACCACGAAGGACAAGCCGCGGCgagcagcaatggcggtggcggatTCGGGCATCCCCACATCAACCTGTGCTGCACGCTGCTCGTGAGCAACGGGAGCCCGGAGCTAGCTCCACCGTACGAGACGGTGACCCTGCCGGCGCACGCGACGGTGGGCGAGCTGAAGTGGGAGGCGCAGAGGGTGTTCAGCGAGATGTACCTCGGCCTGAGGAGCTTCGCGGCGGACTCCGTCGTCGGGGTCGGCGCCGACCAGGAGGGCCTCCCGGTGCTCGGGCTGGTCGACGTCGGAAGCGCCGTCGTGGTGCAAGGGAGCGTGGGCGAGCAGATAAACGGGGAGGACCacgagaggaaggaggaggcggcggcggcggccgtgtgcgaggggagcggcggcggcgagcgcgtcgtGGACTGCGCGTGCGGCGcggtggacgacgacggcgagcgcatGGCGTGCTGCGACATCTGCGAGGCGTGGCAGCACACGCGGTGCGCCGGGATCGCGGACACCGAGGACGCGCCGCACGTCTTCCTCTGCAGCCGGTGCGACAACGACGTCGTGTCGTTCCCGTCCTTCAACTGTTAG